The Nostoc sp. 'Lobaria pulmonaria (5183) cyanobiont' DNA window CCGTCACATATCCAATGCAGGTTAATGATATCTGGTTCAAGTCCAGCAATTTGCGACGCAACTGTATTAGGGAGCCATTGCAGCCTGAAAAATGTAGGCTTTTGTTGCCTATTTATATAAAGTTTTAGTGGTAAATCATTTAAAATCGGACGCGCTTTCCATATTGTTTCGGCTACCTTATTGGGAGAACTGATTACAGTAGACTCAGCTATTCTTTTATCTTGAATTAGCATCTGAGAATCAATTTCTAATCTCAGTAGTTCCTGATGTAGCCGATAAGCAGCACGAGCAGCTCCTGCTCCTCCCTTGGGATCGTAAGTGTTAACCAATAGAGGCTTTATCATTGTTGGTTTAACTATTTATTCATTAACAAAAAGTTTGCTCTTGCAAGATTTTAGCGTAATAGTGTAATGTATTGAAGTAATTTTACACCACATTTCACAGTTATCTCAAAAGTAATCTCGTGGAATGCAACTTGATATCAATACATTTACAACTTGAACAAATGCACGAGCGCACCAGCCCATCAATAGGTTTTATTTTATTAACACATACAAAACCTTTACAAATTTACAGACTGATAAATAAGTTAAACACGATGTTCAACTATCCTGTAATTGTGTGTCATCATGATTTTTCAAAATGTGATTTATCTGTAGATACTCTGTCAAAAAATGTTTTACTAGTACGCCCTCACATCCAAACGGAGTGGGCAGGGTTTACTTTAGTAGAAGCAACAGTACAAGCACTTCGACTGATGTACGAAGTTTCAGATACACCGGATTGGTTTGTATTACTCAGTGGAGCAGACTATCCCATTAAAACTGCAAGGCATATATTGGATGATCTAGCTTCAAGTCCATATGATGCTTATATTGAGTATGAGCAAATCACATATGAAACTTATAAACGTGATTTAATACCTAACATGTTATGGCTGAAAAATTCCTATCAACGATACTGTACGAAGACATTTTATTTTCATTACTCAAAGAAATACTTTGCTCAACTGAATATGGAAATACACTTAGAACATCCCTTATTAACAAAAGCTTTTCTTCCTTTTTCAAAGAAACTTGCTTGTTTCAGTGGAAGTCAATGGTTTTGTGCCAATCGCAAAGCTGCTAAGTACATTATCGATTTCCACGAACAGAGAAATGTGTTAACTTTGTACTACAGTAAGCTTAAATATACAGATGAGGCGTATTTTCAAACTATACTTGCTAATACACCTCACCTTAGACTAAAAAATGACTGTCGGCGATATATTGATTGGTCAACTGGAGGTCCTCACCCAAAAATATTGCTAATGGAAGATTTGCCTAATCTGCTGGCATCATCTGCTCATTTTGGTCGAAAATTTGACATTGATATAGATAACAATATTCTTGATGAACTTGACAAGATTACATCCTAGTAGTCACCTAACATTTTGATAAACCCAGCTAAATAAATCCCAGTTATGATTGCTACTGAGTTGAGGACAATCTCCATAAGATTTTGTATAGCGATCGCATCCTTAACAATAGCAGCAACCACTTCTAAATTCTGGACTAGCGATGCAGTTCAACTCTCGGAAATATATCGCAGTCTATTGGCTCCCCAGATTTTTTGGCTTTGAGAGACTCAAATTCTGGTATATCAATTTCCTCAAGAGGTCTGAAAGGCCAAGCATTGGGGCGGCGCTCGTAAGTAACATCATCGCCAGTCCAATTAATCACCACTGCGCGTCGTCGTGTGGAGGATGTGTTTCTTACTGAATGATGAATTGTCATAAAATGATGAACCAAGCAATCTCCAGGCTCCATATCCCAAGATATAATTTCGTGAGGCTCTGGCTCTACAAACCACGAGGGGTCAGATGCTTCACGTAACTCCTTGCCCCATAGATGAGAGGCTTTGATGTACTCTAATTTACCATTTTCTTGGTTGACACTATCTAAAGCTAACCAAATTTTACAACACTGCCAGCCTTGTATAGGCCAGTAAGATTTGTCGTTATGCCAGCCGACACCCGTCTCTCCTTTCGGCTTTTTAACAAAGAAACCGTCACCCAAAAAGTTAAGTTTTTTCGATTTCAAGACTTGAGCAGTGAGCGTCGCTAGGGGAGATTCAAAAGCCAAAGCACGGAAATCAGCATCCGTGAGCCATAAGCTACTGGTATGTTCCACATGACCTTCTGCTCTAGGGATGCCCTTAACTTCTAAAGGCCCAGGAATTAATACATTCTTGTCAACGGCTCTTCGCATCCGTTCTACCCAGATGTCATCCAACACATTTTTGACGCAGATAACACCGTCTCGCTCGAAAGCTTCAACTTGTTGGGTGGTGATTTTTGATGTGTCTACCTTAAGCATCGTAACTTTTTCAAATTTTGAAATTTAACTAATTTGGGTCAGATAAGCTAATCGGCATTCAAATTGCATATTGAAACCGAAATTATGACCAGACGGTCAACCAAATGTATATCATATTGCGACTTTATCCAAGATTAAGAACTTGGTTTTCTCGATTGGGCAAAAAATTTTCGATTTCACTGAGAATTCCGTGAAATCAAAGAGTAAAACTACTGTTCCACAAATGTTTCAACTTCAGCTTGACCATTGCCCAAAAATTGATAAAGTTGAGTTTATGTAACAACAGATTTCTAGAAACTGCTTTACTGACATCAACTTTGTTATTATGTCACAAATCTTTTTCACTATAGAGTAAATATGTATGTTAGCAGGTCTTCCTATAGGTGTAGAAATCTCCCGTTTGAGTGCAATATTCTTTGTCACATCTTTAACAAACAAATTTCACTCTAACTACCCAAATCTTTTTTAACAATAAGTGGCACAAGCGATGCTAATCGTAATACACCAGATACAATAAATACTTCCGCTATGCCAAAAGACCCAGCAAATTGAGCGATGAAACCACCGATAGTTGCTCCTAAAGCACCACTTGCCCCAGCAATAGCTGCTGCTGTTGCAAAATAGATAGACTGATTTTTTACTGGTGCAATCTCTATCTGGAGATTGTTGTTACACAAGTCAACTCCTCCCCAATTAGCTCCAATAAAAATGTGTAACAGTGGCAACCATAGCCAGAGATCGAGAGGACTAGAACCCATCTTCAGCCACAGCCAGGGTATGACTGCAATTAGAATTCCATTAGAAATAAGAATCGGACGATTGCCTATTTTATCTGCTAATCTACCCCACACGATGAGCATTAGCATGTGTGCTCCTGCTCGCAGACTGTTGTAGAAAGTTACCCAACTCACATCCAAGTTCAGCGTATCTAGCAAGTAGAGGTTAAAAAACGGGGCACTCAGATTAACAGCAAACGTCCATGAGCCGAAATAAAGTAGAAACACCAAAAAATTAGAGTTTTTCCAAATGCTGCTATCTATCTGGTTTTGAGGAGTTGGCATTTGCGGTAGAGAGATTGGTTCAGATATCTCAACAGGTTCATTTGGTGCCGAGTCTAACTGAATCTCATTGGTTTGAGATGAGTTAGCATGATAAGTATTTTGTAATTGAGGATTTATATCTACCTGGAAATACTGACACCCCAAGCTGACAATTCCAAAGATAATGCCTAAGAGCAAAATCACCCCGTAACCTTGGATAGGTCCCCCGTACCAATGTGATACAGCTAGACCGGCTATTGGCAAACCGACCAACTCGGTTAAGTTGGCAAGGCTATTGCGTAGCCCGAAATATCTACCTCGTAATTGCCGTGGGACTAACATTGCTATCCAACTCAACCAAGATGCGGCTCCTAGTCCTCCTAAAAAATTGCTGCATACGAGAATCAAAAGCGACAATATCACTAATTGGTTGGAATTCAGCCCTCCCCAACTAAAGCTAAAAATGCCAATTACTAAAATCAGCCATAGTAGCCGACCAATTCCATGAGTGCTAAGGGAATACTGAAAGCGGCTAGTGCTGCGTTCAGACAAATAAGCACCCATCGGCTGAAAGAGATTCACTAACATGGGGATAGAACTCACCATCCCAAATACCACTGGACTGGCATCCAACCCCACTAAGAAATTACCTAGCAAAATTCCGCCAGTACCAATAGAGAAAACTGCTGCGAAAACACCATCGGCAGTAGAAGCCCTCAAACTGCTGCGAATAGCATCTTTAGAAATACGAGGGCTGAGTGTTGAGGTTGGAGAGAGTGTTGTTGATGGTGAGGCAATCTGAGCAATTTCTATAGAAAGAGGCGCACCTGTTTCAATTTGAGAAGAATCCATAAATCTAGTATTTAAGAAAATAATTAGGATTTACGCATCATACATATGTACTATACTAACTTTGGGCTTTTAAGTTGTGTCTAACACCCAAAAGAATAAATATAAGATTAAATAAGAGTTGCAGTCAGCACCTGAAATGTATACATCGACTAATGTATATTATGGGAACTTTGTAAAGTTCCTAAGTCCTAATATTATCCCTTTCAATGTCACAAAAAACAGAAACAAGGAGAATTGTCCATCAGACACGCGGTCAAGGTCACGGGCCGATTATCCGGCTCATGAGTCCTTCCGATTTAGGACATTTGCTGAAACCTTTTGTCTTTTTGGATCTGATTGATGCCGATGCAAGGATGGCGGAATCTATGCCAATCCATCCGCATTCAGGTATTGCGACCGTAACTCTTATTATTGAAGGTGACGCTCACTTCGACGATCCTGAATCGGGTAGGGGTACTATATCTTATGGTGGTGTGGAATGGATGCGTGCTGGTGGTGGTGTCTGGCACGGGAAAGAAATGACGTCCGGTACATCAAAGCGTGTGCGTGGATATCAACTTTGGATCGCCCTTCCACCTGAACTCGAAAATGGGCAAGTTGATAGTCAATATCTCGAAGCTGATAAAATTCCAGGCGTAGGTCCAGCCCGTATCATTCTTGGTAGTTATGCTGGGGTAAAAAGCCCTGTACGCTCTCCTGAAGGCATAAATTATCTGTTGGTCACGCTTGCCCCAGGTAAATGCTGGGAATACCAGCCGCCCATAGGTCAGGATGTGGCTTGGCTAAGTGTCAGTCGCGGAGCGGTGGCGACACCAGATATCGCTAGTGAGGGTGAGTTGGTGACTTTTTCCTCTGATAATGGCGTTATCACTATGCAGGCTGATAAAAAAGACGGAGCGGTTTTCATAATGGGGTCGGCAGTTCGCCATCCGTATGACCTAAAACTGGGATACTATTCCGTACACACTTCTGCCGAGGCCTTGCGAACGGGTGAGGCGCGTATTTCTGAAATTGAAACGCGTCTGCGCGAGGCAGGAGATCGTCAAGCAACTTCTGGTGCAACGCCAGTTTTTCAATGAATGTGAACCTATCCCACTAATAAAATTTTGTTAATCCAAATGTGAATTGTGGCTAGAAAAAGAAAAGCATTGTTAAATCAGCAGTAGCTTGGAGTTGGCGCGAGGTGATTAAATTGAGAGCAGTTTTTAATACTTGTTTAGTCAGACGATAGCGATCGCTACCTTCTAATACCAGTGCCTCAATGGCGACAGAAGCGGCTTTGAGTTCTTGAGTACTTGGAGCCGAGCGATCGCTATTAATTAAAGTTCGGGCAATTTCTACTCGCGTTCGTGTATGTAAATTAGAAGTTTGCGTTATATTTTCCAAAGCTGCTACAGCACCGTTGCGATTTCCAGTGGTCAAATGCTTTCTATACAGAATTCTGATAGTTGATGACCGCGAAGACAATTGCGATTTATTAAGGCAGTTATTTAATACTATTGGTTTTGAAACTCTGACAGCAGCTAACGGCCAAGAAGCGATCGCATTAACAGGCTACGGGAAAACGATAAGCTGGAAAAGGCTGCCCGTGCTGTATTGAAGCATTTGGGGCACTGGAAGAGAAATTGTTGAGTGTTTTGGAGTCTGAACAATGGGAAAGAGATAACACCCTTAAAAATTTTGGCAATTTGGCATCCAATGTCTTTGGGTTGCAGTTTCAATGGAGATATCAACACAACGGGACAGTGAAGAAGTTGTACGAGGGATGTGGCAAAACTTTCCGCTTCTGGTGTCCCGTGCTATGCCAGTTGTCAAATGAGCGCTGTAGAAAAGCTCTACATAATTGATACAGCGCTCAACAGAGTTCAGTTCCCGCTCTACAACTGGCTAGAAATGAACAAAACCAAATAAAACCTCAGAAGATGAAAAATGTAGATAGCTGGCATTTCTCTAGGAGCGATCCGATCGCTAGCCTTTTTACGCTGGTACAGACTGTTAATTACCAGAAGCCCTTAATTTTTATATTTTTTTGATAAATTTATACTAGTATATTTCCGAAAAAATTATAGTATTAATTAAGACTAACTAATTACTAGTTTGTAATAGTCTATTTATGAGCAATTTTTATCAACATGAAAAACCAGATGCAACTCATAGCAGCGAGAATCAGCAATACGCCACCTTAGTAGAACAACTTGATTTAATGATTCGAGCACGGTATCCCTTACTGTATGTGATTTCCGTTGAAGAAGAACCTGTGGAAGAAGTATTGCAGCAAGTTGCATTGCGTTCTGTGCCAAAACGACAAGTTTTATTTTGGGATATTGTCCGGGGTTGGAGTGACAATGGTGCAGATAAAGGTTCGGTGATGGCGGCATTAGGGCGAATTGGCAAAGCTGATGCTCAAACACCTGCAATGTTTGTACTGCGGGATTTGCATCCATTTGTGAAAAATCCGACTACGGAGAAGAATGCCCCAATTGTGCGGGAGTTGCGAAACTTGACGCGGGAGTTAAAGCGATCGCGTAAAATTATCGTTACCACCAGCCATACTTTAGAACTTCCCGACGAGTTACTGCAAGAAGTGACTGTAGTGGATTTTCCCTTACCTAGCGTTGGCGAAATAGATAATTTAATCCAACAGTTGGTAGTACCAGATAAATTAAATGTTTCTGGTTTATCGCGGGAACAGTTAGTTAAAGCCTGTCAAGGTTTAAGTCGCACCCGGATTTCGAGAGTATTGGCAAAAGCTTTAGCTGCTAAACAGCAGGTAAATGAGTCTGACATTGACGGCGTATTGGAAGAAAAAAAGCAAGCAATCCGCCAAACTGGAATTCTAGAATTTTTCACACCGCAAGAATCACTCAAACGAGTTGGTGGATTAGATCAACTCAAACAGTGGGTACTAATGCGGCAAGATGCTTTTACCGAAGAAGCCAGACGCTACGGCATTCCTAACCCCAAAGGGATGTTACTTGTGGGCATTCAGGGAACAGGTAAATCCCTTTCAGCCAAGACAATTGCCCATGAATGGCGCTTACCTTTATTAAGATTAGATTCTGGGCGTTTATTTGGTGGGATTGTCGGCGAAAGCGAAAGCCGCGTCCGTCAAATGATTCAGCTAACCGAAGCAATGGCACCGTGCGTTTTGTGGATTGATGAAATTGATAAAGCCTTTGGCAATATTACCAGTAGCATTGATGGGGATTCGGGGACATCGCGCCGGGTGTTTGGCAGTTTGATTACCTGGATGCAGGAGAAAACCGCGAGTGTGTTTATTGTTGCCACGGCAAATAATGTCAAAATATTACCAGCCGAGTTGTTGCGAAAAGGAAGATTTGATGAAATTTTCTTTTTGAATCTACCTACAGAAGCCGAACGCCAAGAGATTTTTAAAGTGCATTTGCAAAGGTTACGCCCGAATCGGCTGCGAGAATTTAACTTAGCTTTGTTAGCCAAACAAAGTCTCAATTTTAGCGGTGCGGAAATTGAGCAGGTAATCGTTGATGCCATGCACCAAGCATTTTCCACAAGAATTGAGGGACAGCGCCGAGA harbors:
- a CDS encoding phytanoyl-CoA dioxygenase family protein; this translates as MLKVDTSKITTQQVEAFERDGVICVKNVLDDIWVERMRRAVDKNVLIPGPLEVKGIPRAEGHVEHTSSLWLTDADFRALAFESPLATLTAQVLKSKKLNFLGDGFFVKKPKGETGVGWHNDKSYWPIQGWQCCKIWLALDSVNQENGKLEYIKASHLWGKELREASDPSWFVEPEPHEIISWDMEPGDCLVHHFMTIHHSVRNTSSTRRRAVVINWTGDDVTYERRPNAWPFRPLEEIDIPEFESLKAKKSGEPIDCDIFPRVELHR
- a CDS encoding MFS transporter; this translates as MDSSQIETGAPLSIEIAQIASPSTTLSPTSTLSPRISKDAIRSSLRASTADGVFAAVFSIGTGGILLGNFLVGLDASPVVFGMVSSIPMLVNLFQPMGAYLSERSTSRFQYSLSTHGIGRLLWLILVIGIFSFSWGGLNSNQLVILSLLILVCSNFLGGLGAASWLSWIAMLVPRQLRGRYFGLRNSLANLTELVGLPIAGLAVSHWYGGPIQGYGVILLLGIIFGIVSLGCQYFQVDINPQLQNTYHANSSQTNEIQLDSAPNEPVEISEPISLPQMPTPQNQIDSSIWKNSNFLVFLLYFGSWTFAVNLSAPFFNLYLLDTLNLDVSWVTFYNSLRAGAHMLMLIVWGRLADKIGNRPILISNGILIAVIPWLWLKMGSSPLDLWLWLPLLHIFIGANWGGVDLCNNNLQIEIAPVKNQSIYFATAAAIAGASGALGATIGGFIAQFAGSFGIAEVFIVSGVLRLASLVPLIVKKDLGS
- a CDS encoding tetratricopeptide repeat protein, yielding MTTGNRNGAVAALENITQTSNLHTRTRVEIARTLINSDRSAPSTQELKAASVAIEALVLEGSDRYRLTKQVLKTALNLITSRQLQATADLTMLFFF
- a CDS encoding beta-1,6-N-acetylglucosaminyltransferase, which translates into the protein MHERTSPSIGFILLTHTKPLQIYRLINKLNTMFNYPVIVCHHDFSKCDLSVDTLSKNVLLVRPHIQTEWAGFTLVEATVQALRLMYEVSDTPDWFVLLSGADYPIKTARHILDDLASSPYDAYIEYEQITYETYKRDLIPNMLWLKNSYQRYCTKTFYFHYSKKYFAQLNMEIHLEHPLLTKAFLPFSKKLACFSGSQWFCANRKAAKYIIDFHEQRNVLTLYYSKLKYTDEAYFQTILANTPHLRLKNDCRRYIDWSTGGPHPKILLMEDLPNLLASSAHFGRKFDIDIDNNILDELDKITS
- a CDS encoding pirin family protein — encoded protein: MSPSDLGHLLKPFVFLDLIDADARMAESMPIHPHSGIATVTLIIEGDAHFDDPESGRGTISYGGVEWMRAGGGVWHGKEMTSGTSKRVRGYQLWIALPPELENGQVDSQYLEADKIPGVGPARIILGSYAGVKSPVRSPEGINYLLVTLAPGKCWEYQPPIGQDVAWLSVSRGAVATPDIASEGELVTFSSDNGVITMQADKKDGAVFIMGSAVRHPYDLKLGYYSVHTSAEALRTGEARISEIETRLREAGDRQATSGATPVFQ
- a CDS encoding AAA family ATPase; this encodes MIRARYPLLYVISVEEEPVEEVLQQVALRSVPKRQVLFWDIVRGWSDNGADKGSVMAALGRIGKADAQTPAMFVLRDLHPFVKNPTTEKNAPIVRELRNLTRELKRSRKIIVTTSHTLELPDELLQEVTVVDFPLPSVGEIDNLIQQLVVPDKLNVSGLSREQLVKACQGLSRTRISRVLAKALAAKQQVNESDIDGVLEEKKQAIRQTGILEFFTPQESLKRVGGLDQLKQWVLMRQDAFTEEARRYGIPNPKGMLLVGIQGTGKSLSAKTIAHEWRLPLLRLDSGRLFGGIVGESESRVRQMIQLTEAMAPCVLWIDEIDKAFGNITSSIDGDSGTSRRVFGSLITWMQEKTASVFIVATANNVKILPAELLRKGRFDEIFFLNLPTEAERQEIFKVHLQRLRPNRLREFNLALLAKQSLNFSGAEIEQVIVDAMHQAFSTRIEGQRRDFNTEDILQAVAQTVPLAAIAHEQIEALKQWAAQAGARTASNDVLLVEELKQYSTEQGIGPLEVD